Below is a window of Acidaminococcales bacterium DNA.
AGCCGCCGTTGATGATGAGCGCGCATTATCTATTTGGATAAGTTCTTTGGGTAAGTTAACTGGATAAGTTACTTGGGTAAGTTCTGTGTTAAGCTCCTTAACTACCCCAGTTAAGCTCCTTAACCAGGGTAGTAAAGCTCCTTGACTACGTGGTAAAGCTCCTTTACTACCTTTCACGCTGTCGGGAATATCATTTATTGATTTGTAATCGTTTTCAGGCCGTTTGGAAAAAAGCCACGGCAAACGGTAAAGGTTGCTTATCTGGTCGCCTTTGTTGAAACGATGTTCGCGCTTTATCCAGCCTGTTTTTTCCAATGTGTCTAAATTTGCGCAAACTGTTGGGCGGCTCATTCTGGTTAATAGCGCCAGCCTCGAAATCGATGGGAAAGCCTTGTCCTTTTCGTCGTTTACATGGTCGGAAATGGCGAAATAAAGCGCTATGCCATGCGTCGGGATTCTCATGTCTTTCAGTATGTCGCTTGTAAATTTGTCGCCCATGACCGCAACTCCACTTCCCCAAACTTATCGTTGGCGCGGTTTCCTGCAAGTTTCCTGCTGGTTTCCTGCTGGTTTCTTGCGGGTTTCTAACGGCGTTTCAGTTCGTCCCATGAACCGGGGCGGGAAATAGCTGCCCGCCCCTTTTGACAAATTGCCCTTGCGCTGGTAAAATGGCAATCAGCGAATAGTTTCCCGCCAAGGTCTCATTCGCCGAATGCCGCCATTTGGGGTACTGCCCGGCGGCATTTGCCATTTTCAAAAAGCGCCTCGCATTCCGCTATGGCCAGCGCCCAGCGCGCCAATTCTTCAAGCGTTTTGGTTTCGCGGCTCGGGTGCGGGCGGTCGCCGTCGCATATCTCGGCAATGCGCCGCCCAAACAGTTCATGCATTAGCATTTTTGTCGCCTTCTTTCTTGATTTGTTCCGCTACGG
It encodes the following:
- a CDS encoding helix-turn-helix domain-containing protein, which encodes MGDKFTSDILKDMRIPTHGIALYFAISDHVNDEKDKAFPSISRLALLTRMSRPTVCANLDTLEKTGWIKREHRFNKGDQISNLYRLPWLFSKRPENDYKSINDIPDSVKGSKGALPRSQGALLPWLRSLTGVVKELNTELTQVTYPVNLPKELIQIDNARSSSTAAARTSVSDVSAIIYNGSSGEERALLKPNEKIIEFLHWFRDDCYLQAKGKRYPDTPTDTIRQCHNELLRLWGNAANEGDIEALKQMAGQYISGGHDCTLPGFCEWLRGDRPDKGVNSGNPPPD